In a single window of the Drosophila subpulchrella strain 33 F10 #4 breed RU33 chromosome X, RU_Dsub_v1.1 Primary Assembly, whole genome shotgun sequence genome:
- the LOC119557854 gene encoding cell wall protein AWA1 produces the protein MMTMTAASASISTSTSASTSASASITNSASTDCSSSMQGSTTSSASSDVMTLTTTAASSWCAIPASSRLRVLRLVRPHQRRLLVGGPERGSTYGFAVRGGREHGTGFFVSHVEHGGEAQLKGLRIGDQILRINGFRLDDAVHKEFIQLVAGQDRVTLKVRGVGMLPVRDQPEERLSWSVVKLPSVSGTPSESSFKGERRGASRDISVVLHVAPRTKLGLGICKGPEWKPGIFVQFTKERSVAREAGLRPGDQILSVNSIDFSDVLFSEAVAVMKSSSKLDMVVRTAAGCDLFPGESSGYNSSASSVTGDQSPCWADAKSKRLTAVREESGGGLNSGSGVGNENGSANWSQGVEVHKQMNKTIIKLTENGTSINNTYVASSGSSSVSGSGSSASGTSGRSQQSQSNPSRNSTTMKRSHLRPVNSTGLAVGPGSGSLSGSGGAVAAPAPPPPAINEGASPSGSAGSSLSSAITEELKKRKEKQQQQHQQRNNRDRDRDRDENGNLGRHLAGNNGNGIANGNGGHRSSGGQVSHRPRANVAGVAATLQGSERNSNSGGGGGGGGGGGGSIGAGGDQHTALMDEFKRAHQRMFRNGFHESEHKERVETLKRTSIMPDESCYRNSINNNGFSSNRSNGSNASNSNTSNSNASNSNASNNNRLQPQNGFNSANGNGSPELPPPPPQFANPQPKQMPPQQLKLTTGNGAANGNGSGIGLGNGSLAKVKQPMSPMRSASISVGGFRPPATPQPDYDAVQLRSPPGTGTGKGAGAGLGPGSSGLATSQQQRRTLRLGTVTIGGYGDQRTTGKRETLRKTNGETGSNGILKNGTNRSSASFNHGSSHQPEKTIKFGN, from the exons ATGATGACGATGACAGCAGCCTCGGCCTCAatatccacatccacatccgcatCCACATCCGCCTCCGCATCGATAACCAACTCGGCGTCGACggactgcagcagcagcatgcAGGGATCGACGACCAGTTCGGCGTCCAGCGATGTGATGACCTTGACGACCACGGCGGCCTCCTCGTGGTGCGCCATTCCGGCGAGCTCCCGCCTCCGGGTCCTCCGGCTGGTGAGGCCGCACCAGAGGCGTCTGCTGGTCGGCGGACCGGAGAGGGGCAGCACCTACGGATTCGCGGTGCGTGGAGGACGGGAGCACGGCACCGGTTTCTTTGTGTCCCACGTGGAGCACGGCGGCGAGGCGCAGCTGAAGGGCTTGCGG ATTGGCGACCAGATCTTGCGGATCAATGGCTTTCGCTTGGACGATGCCGTGCACAAGGAGTTCATCCAACTGGTGGCTGGCCAGGATCGGGTTACCCTGAAGGTGCGCGGCGTGGGCATGCTGCCGGTGAGGGA CCAACCGGAGGAGCGTTTGTCCTGGAGCGTGGTGAAGCTGCCCAGTGTGAGTGGCACACCCTCGGAGAGTTCCTTCAAGGGCGAGAGACGTGGCGCCAGCCGGGACATCAGTGTGGTGCTCCATGTGGCGCCCAGGACGAAGCTGGGACTGGGCATCTGCAAGGGGCCCGAGTGGAAGCCGGGCATCTTTGTGCAGTTCACCAAGGAGCGGAGTGTGGCCCGGGAGGCGGGTCTGCGTCCTGGCGACCAGATCCTCAGCGTCAACAGCATCGACTTCTCGGATGTCCTGTTCAGCGAGGCCGTGGCCGTGATGAAGAGCAGCAGCAAACTTGATATGGTTGTGCGCACGGCGGCCGGATGTGATCTTTTTCCGGGTGAATCCAGTGGCTACAACAGCTCCGCCAGTTCGGTGACGGGGGATCAGAGTCCTTGCTGGGCAGATGCCAAGTCCAAGCGATTGACAGCGGTCAGGGAGGAATCCGGCGGAGGCCTAAACTCGGGATCTGGAGTgggaaatgaaaatggaagtGCCAACTGGTCGCAGGGCGTTGAGGTGCACAAGCAGATGAACAAGACCATCATCAAGCTGACGGAGAACGGGACCTCTATCAACAACACCTACGTAGCCAGTTCCGGTAGCAGTTCCGTTTCCGGATCCGGTTCGTCCGCCAGCGGAACTTCCGGTCGCAGCCAGCAATCGCAGTCGAATCCATCCCGCAATTCAACCACCATGAAGCGCAGTCACCTGAGGCCAGTTAATTCTACGGGATTAGCAGTGGGGCcaggatcaggatcactatcagGATCAGGAGGAGCAGTCGCTGCACCTGCTCCCCCGCCGCCGGCCATCAATGAAGGAGCTAGTCCCAGCGGCTCAGCGGGCAGCAGTCTCTCCAGTGCCATAACCGAGGAGCTAAAGAAGCGCAAAGAG aagcagcagcagcaacatcagcagcgcAACAATCGCGATCGAGATAGAGATCGAGATGAAAACGGAAACTTGGGTCGTCATCTGGCGGGGAACAATGGGAATGGAATTGCCAATGGAAATGGAGGCCACCGCAGCTCCGGCGGACAAGTGTCGCATCGCCCGCGGGCGAATGTTGCTGGCGTGGCTGCAACATTGCAGGGCAGCGAACGCAACAGCAATTCgggaggcggaggaggaggtggaggaggaggaggtggatcGATTGGAGCTGGTGGAGATCAGCACACGGCGCTGATGGATGAATTCAAGCGGGCACATCAGCGAATGTTCAGGAACGGGTTCCATGAGAGCGAGCACAAG GAGCGCGTTGAAACGCTAAAACGCACCTCCATCATGCCCGACGAGAGCTGTTATCGGAATAGTATCAACAACAATGGTTTCAGCAGCAACAGGAGCAACGGCAGCAACGCgagcaacagcaacacgaGCAACAGCAACGCGAGCAACAGCAACGCGAGCAACAATAATCGCCTGCAGCCCCAAAACGGATTTAATTCGGCGAATGGCAATGGATCGCCGGAACTTCCGCCACCG CCACCACAGTTCGCCAATCCCCAGCCAAAGCAGATGCCGCCCCAGCAGCTCAAGCTGACGACCGGAAATGGTGCGGCGaacggaaacggaagtggGATAGGATTGGGCAACGGCAGCTTGGCCAAGGTCAAGCAGCCCATGTCGCCCATGCGCAGTGCCAGCATCAGTGTGGGCGGTTTCCGGCCACCAGCCACGCCCCAACCCGACTACGACGCCGTCCAGCTGAGATCCCCTCCAGGAACTGGAACAGGAAAAGGAGCAGGCGCAGGATTGGGACCCGGATCGTCGGGACTAGCCACGAGTCAGCAGCAAAGGCGAACCCTGCGATTGGGCACGGTGACCATCGGAGGGTACGGGGATCAGAGGACGACGGGAAAGCGAGAAACCCTGCGAAAAACGAACGGAGAGACCGGTTCCAATGGGATCTTGAAGAACGGAACCAACCGGAGCAGCGCCAGCTTCAATCACGGCTCCTCCCACCAGCCGGAAAAGACCATTAAATTCGGCAACTGA
- the LOC119557544 gene encoding 104 kDa microneme/rhoptry antigen, producing MKVTSGKTVLNEELLSMSLDDYYLKNVRKTSFVPSRSGPNSSQPSLYQRTHFFGPAYRNTPSSLLNLRVDYLRRHLKDLTVVVDSKGLVGSAQKRLDVITKRLAQVAPMSPMPPMPPIPPMPPMSPRPSPGQDPQGTKGTEHLAQETPKSPMPPMPPIPPIPPMSPRPSPDQDPPGAKEAQVPQDTQIAQDCEDTLVLTIGDEVLYDEAYKTDTLWMPLDDSK from the exons ATGAAAGTAACTAGCGGAAAAACGGTTTTGAATGAGGAACTTCTCTCGATGTCTCTAG ATGATTACTACCTTAAGAATGTGAGGAAGACGAGTTTTGTGCCCAGTCGTTCTGGACCGAATTCTTCGCAACCCTCACTTTACCAGCGAACGCATTTCTTTGGTCCTGCCTACCGAAACACTCCGTCGTCCCTGCTTAACCTGCGGGTGGATTACCTGCGGCGCCATCTAAAGGACCTCACGGTCGTGGTGGACTCCAAGGGCCTGGTGGGCTCTGCTCAGAAACGGCTGGACGTGATCACGAAGCGCCTGGCTCAGGTAGCTCCGATGTCTCCGATGCCGCCGATGCCTCCGATACCTCCGATGCCTCCGATGTCTCCGAGACCCTCTCCTGGCCAGGATCCGCAGGGTACCAAGGGTACTGAGCACCTGGCTCAGGAAACTCCGAAGTCTCCGATGCCGCCAATGCCTCCGATACCTCCGATACCTCCGATGTCTCCGAGGCCCTCTCCTGACCAGGATCCGCCGGGTGCCAAGGAAGCTCAGGTGCCCCAAGATACCCAGATTGCCCAGGATTGTGAGGATACCCTGGTCCTCACCATCGGCGACGAGGTACTCTACGACGAAGCCTACAAAACGGACACTCTCTGGATGCCCCTGGATGATAGCAAATAA